A region of the Scatophagus argus isolate fScaArg1 chromosome 14, fScaArg1.pri, whole genome shotgun sequence genome:
GATCCTTGAACTCCAACACCAACCTTCTGCTGTTGTCCTATGGGCTGCTGAGATGTCATACCTCCTAAGctctaaaataaattaaacaaacattttacaaCTTGATAAATACACCAAAATTAGACATATGTAAAGAGTGAAagtgtttattatttaaactaTTAATCAAACAATGTAACACACAATCTTCCAGTGGAATTCATTGTTTACAACAACTTAAGACAAACCTGTTGGGAGCGAGAAAGAGGCATGTTTGTCATAGAACCAGGTGGCCCTGGCATTGCTCCCCCCAGAGAGAAAGTCATGCTCTGAGAGGCACTCAGTGTTGTATGTGGATTGGTTAGTTGATGGTTAACTCCACCCATCAGGTCAAAGAGCTCGGCAGATGGTGGAATGGGGGTGGGATTAGAGGCAGTGGTTGCCTGGACGCTCCCAAACAGGTCAGTGACAGGCTGGGAGGCACCGGAGCTTGATGAAGCAGGTGGATTGGCTGAGAAGGCATTCCAGTCTCCAAATTCTCCATTTCCATTGGATGATGGAGCAGCTGGCCACAAGAGAGTGTGATTATGTTTAGTTGGCACTGTAACATTCATCTTGGTTTTTGGCAGGAAATGCCTCACTCCTTCACTACAAATTTACATTCACATATAAAAAATCTcaacttgttttttatttttgtcatggTGGAAAGTGTGCAAACATTTTCTAACAGAGAACATTCCAGTACCTAAGAGGGTTTTCATACATAACCTGTATGGTTTAGTTAAAAAGTTGATGGATTTTCCTGGATAGTTAAAGTCAGCTGATAACTGGTGTGGACCATACAACTGGACTGTCACCCCTTGAAAAGAGGGTCTTCTTATGTTTCCAAGTAAAATCTGCTACagttttttccatgtttttttaaactactATTGTACTGATGAATCAGACAATGAAAAGCAATTATCCCAAGTGATATCCCCTGAAAGACAGGTCTTTTTGACCTATTTAAACCTGCTCATCATTATCTAGAACATATGGTGGATTTGTCCAGTCAATGACTTTACCTGTCTGCCTGTATAAAGATGGTCCTAATAACCAGACCACAACTAAAACGCAGCAATGTCATCTTTTACCTTGGCCAAATGAACTTTACTACAGGTTAAGATTACTAGAAGAGGACCTGAGAGAGGCGAAAATAAGCTTACCAGTGGAGGTGGGGAGACTGGCAGaggctgcaggagaggagaagtcAGCAAACCCACCAATGAGGTCTGAACTTCCACCTGGAtggacaagcacacacaaatagtGACACGACATGTACACAACAtatgtaaattttaaaaaacaaccaTCAAGGCCGACATTTTTtcaatatctgtgtgtgtgcaaagctTTGCAGTTACCTGCTGTAGTGCCCTGACTAGACGAGGGGTCAATCACTAGCAGGTCTGCTATACCACTACTGGAGGACTGCTTGACTGATGACTAAAGGCAGAAGTAGAGAGAGATATGGAGATTAAAGTGCACTGTTGAAAATGTCTCACATTTGCAAAAGCATGAATGTTGGTGTGAGTACCTTCTCCTCTGGGCTCTTATCTCCAGTGTAGTGAGCTGCAGCACCCAGGTCCAGCGTCTTACTGCTTGTTGCTCCACTGCGTTTCcgtgtggtggtggttgtggtttCTGTTGCTTGTGTGATATGGATGCTCTTTGTTGTGACAGTTTCTTCCTCATCTTTGAACTCAAGGGTTTCTTGCCTACCGTTTCTCGATGCTCTGTCCTCCTCGTTGTCACTATGGCAACCAGATGAAGGACATTTGAGATGCAGCACTCAGGAGATCTTGCTATtgactgttttgttgctttgaaATTATCCGTGACCATTTGGTTATGCAATTTAAAGATTTTCAACGTGTGACAGGGAGACTAAGAAGAatcattatttaatttttgttgaATGATTCAGAGTTTAAAAAGGAAGCCAAATTGGCtattgcaataataataaaactatgTGTAACCAAGGAAGCATGCAGCAACTTTAGTATACATCATCAGTCAATTTCCATCTTGGACAACATTTACCTGATTCTGTCGGGTGAATcatctctttccttcttcctgAACTTGCTGAGTGTGTCATCGATGGTGCTGCCTATCTTGTCACTGATCTCTCCAAGCTTCTCACTAAAGGGGAAAGCTCCTCTGCTTTTATCCCAGTCCTCATCCCACTTATTTCGATCCAACTCATTAGCTGgaaggacaaaaacaagaaaattgaTCTACAGAGCTACCTCACTGAAGGCATTTCAGTGGGCTTAGGGTTGGATGAGTAATGGGACAAGGAACATCTGCAAAGCAGTCTAAATGTTTACTTTACTGGATCAATAGAAGCCTTAATCCAAAGTTGAAACAACAAATCACTTGCCATAAATTTAATCCATAATTGTTTGATTAATTACTTATTACATTGTttatccttttttgttttgttttgttttaagctTTAGACATTTACAGACTAAGAGATGACTAAAGTAATAAATTAACTAACTAATAATACAATATTCAAAACTCTGTGTTTGTACAAGCAGTTCAGGTTTAAGTTTTAagaagcattaaaaaaaaggctcatGCTTGCTTTATATGATATCTTTATACGGTATCTTTCCTCCAAAGTCATTTAAATACCTATATTTTTAGATctatacttatcttgtttttttatcctattttatatctttcactttctgtcttggttgggaaaactgcaagtgcaatgtctgtacaaatagaatttcccttcagggataaataaagaaattcttattctgattctgatatagTTTTGGAAAGCTGTGTCgtcattttaacccaaacctGACTGCTGTCAAAGAAAACGTAGTGAATTACTAACAGTTCTTAACGCTTCCTCCTCCCATACTGTCAGAGGAGACTCCAATatatttatctttgtttttcttggctttcttcctctcctctctcagtctgtcgTCATCCTGGACAAACTCCACCATCTCCTTCACCTTCTGACGTACATTGATGCCCTGATCTTTACCATTCTCAtctggaaaaacacaagcatacaaacacacaaatacaaagacagaaacttaaaaacaaaaggactaCTGGCCAGACTGTCTTGACATTCATCGTGGCAGATATTCTGGTGACACCCTAACCATTAATCTAGTGCCACTGATGCTGGTCAATCGCAAGGTGTCTTTGTTTCCAAAATTTCTACTCATGCACAAGAATtaacaaaatcaaactgaagaaCTGGCATGAAATTTTACTCAGCAtattatattcattcattcactcaatGATCTTTCTGATAACATCTAATTTGTACACAAGATCTCTTAAATTTACttaaaagcaaaaaggaaaaacaagttaaaaGTTAACCAGTAGCCCATTTTTATTTAGACACTCACCAATGAAGTGGTAGTTTTCTAGAGATCGCAGGTCATAGATGTGCTCTCGGGAACTGGTGACGACTCTTTCAGATCCATTCCTAATGAGATAGGCCAGCAGCAGTAAAGCCTTGCAGAAGGAGatggggaaaaagagaaagcaaaggaTGAAACGACAGACATGATCAGATAGTTAACCACTGTGGCATGTAGTCAGCATTGCTCATTAAGAAATAATCTATATACCACATATGGTGATGTGGACAATAACGTAGTAGAGATGTCCTGCTCTGATCTAAGCAAGGAATCAAGAACCTTCCTCAGTAATGCAAAATCAAACTGATACATACACTGCTGCTTCTGAAATCAGTGCGCTTCACAATATAGAAATCAGCAGCAGAGCAcatacaacacagacacacccgCAAACCAGAGTGCAAATGTACCTTGTATACTCGTCTCCAgttctttttattgtctttcagCATCCTGGTCCACAGCATGTTCATTACCTCTGGAAATTGCTCATACATAAAGGTAGATCTgtacacacaatcaaacataTTACAGTGCAACGATAACCGATGTAGGTAAACTACAGCAGAATCAAGTCTAGTGAACAGTCTGTGGAATACTGGTCTTACTTGTCTACTATCTGCTTACTATCTGCCACCTGAGTGATGATGTGTATCCATTTACTTGCATATACAGTAACCATGTGTATGTATCTGTTACACATACTTGGCTATTTCTCCCATAAGTTGTCCGGAGGGTCCCCAGGGGTCGTCATTGGTGGCCTCTCTCACCTTGGACTCGATTTCTGAGTAGTTCATCACCACGTTGGTGCtgttgacacaaacacatattccAACCTTAAAATATTTGGAATAccataaacatttcaaacactgaaaagaaaggTGTGGCTTTCCTTTCTTGGTCTCTGTCCACTTACTGTGAACACTATTTTTATTACTGCCAGTCAGCCTTGCTGCAAAATGGAAATGTTCAAATCAACAAATGTTCTGTGACACTTCTCAGTTTTGTGCAAATATTAAACGTCTCACTCAtgcaacacacacgcacacatacacacaagtttAGAAAAACTGTGGAAAACAGGGTTATTACAATGGCTATATTCATGCATGTGTCATACACACAATGAAGTCAAGTAAAACAAGGAGAATCTTCACtcaataaataatgaatgactGCTTCCTAAAAGCTTACGGTCTGACCACTGCACTTCAGAGGACAggaatgcatgtgtgcacaaatgcacacagaggcAAAATGAGGTGAGCAGGGTGTGTATATCcatctttgtgagtgtgtgtgtaaaactgcaAGGTAAACACAGTCAAACCTCCCCATGAGCACTGTCGGCTTCCTCTGGCTTTCTCTACAGACTACCGGCAAAAAACACGACCAAAGAAGTGCAGCTTGAAATAAATCTCTTCCTTTCCACTCCGACAGGATTCTATCTTATCTACTCCTCATTCACCCTCTCATCTCACACTCCGTCAACTGgcattttttcaaatttctatCTCCTTCCCTTCACAATTTCCAATCCTTATCATCTATTCATCACTTCTTTATTTCTGAGAAGTcttttctcaccttttcctCCCTGTCCCTCTGAGCTATACCACCCTGGTAGCTAAAAAAAGAGTTACATTACAGAAGCTACCTTTGACTATATTAGTGTCAGCAGataagacagaaacagacagtgaGAGTTCCATGATAGCATAACTCTTGATCTGCAGGAAAAGCAAGGCCAACGCCAGCTCTGTTGAGGCAGATCAATAAAAGAGTGTATTCATCGTGCCAAGTCAGGCACAACCAACAGCTGATGGGAGCTGGTGTCGATTACTCCATCTAAAGCTTTCACGagctctctgtctgctctgttttgaTATATTCTCTCCTCTTATcacctttcttctgtctcttcacttATCTCTCCTTTATGCTACTTTATTCTATCtattttttgtgctttcatGTGGCACAAGCACACTAAACTGTTCACTTTAACCTTGTTTGTTTGCtatcaaaatgcaaatgcagatTAATAACCAAAAGGGAGATGAAACCTCTGACTTTTAATTAACCGCCTcttgcacaaaaacacagtaaaaaaatcacaacagttgCAAGAAATAAGAATACACATAACAATCAAAGAACAGAGCAATGTATTAAAATGAGATAGTGGGTTGCAGGAAGAATTTGAATGTGttaagtttgaaaaaaaaaaccaaaaacatagTTCAAACTTTCTGAGAGGTGTTAATGCAACAATAGTCCATGTTGCATGCATGTACTAACTGTACAACTGTAAAACTGTACTAATGTTCTGTTCTTCACTGtcatttttgtaaatgaggTGAAAAATGTAATGACGGGTTTAACACCACTACAAACTACAATctcaataataaaaacacagttaaaCTAATGCCTCTCTGACAGTGTGAATCAAAACTTAATAATATTATCTTTGTGAAGGTAGCATTTATGGCTGAGCTGCTGTACTCACTTGCCTTAGATTTTACAGATGTACCTCATGAAGTGACCAATAATAAGACTTAATTTGGTTCATCAACATTACTGTAGGCACAAACTGCATTCTGATAACAGGCGTGTACAATTAATTGaacttttaataaaataatagatACAAACTCTATAAAAAACCtactaaaaaaataacttaTCCCAGGACGTTGAACTGAACTAACACGTATAAGCAACTAaactcaaaaacagaaaaagaccaGTGCAGCCTGAAGCACTGGTCACATCAAGATGCAATGATCTGTAGTCAATATCAGTCTATTACTGGTCAAAGCACATTCTtatatcaaaaaataaataaatatacatataaataaataatacaacacAAGCTACATAATAACAACTTAGGCGTTATCTGTCCCGTAAAAAATCTGATTTATAATGTAATTGCAGAGTCAAAGCTGCCATACTGGAATAGAGAATGAAATATCAAGCTATTCCCATAGGAAACTGTGAGATGACTGCTTGAGATTAGTTTGAACTGAGCCTACTGTGATTACATCAGCTTTTTACTTCCTTTAATGTAACAGTGTTACTGCTGCTCTATGAAACATGATGTGTAAAGCAATTTAAACCACAAAACTAGCCTTCAGATAGTGACATAATCCTCATCAAATGTGCTTTACCTCTAGTTATTAAATAAAAGGGCCTGTTCCAAGAAGCAGGTTTATTTAGCTATCTCAAATAACTTTGCTAGGTGAAACCAGGAACAAGCCCTTTTGCATCACTGTATCCTCCACATTGTTGTGGGTTTGCAATTTACTCAGCAAAGTTATTCATATAATTCTGTCTGCCGCTTGGAATAAGACGAGCAGCTGTTGTTAGTCCTTCCTTCTCCTGGGTTACAGTAAAATGACCATATAAATCATATTGCACATTATATTCACACATCATACAACAATAGAtatcacaaagacaaacatgccAAAGAAGCATGCCTTGTTTAGTGTTCAAAGAAACAACACGACATAGTAGGCAGCAACACCAGCATTAGCTACTACAACATGAACTGTTTGGCAAACAAGCTGTGCTCGGAACCATGGGGGCTTGGGCCTCGCTAGACCGGTGTATCGCTGTGAAACCCTGTGAGACATGGCCAGTAGCTAGTTGGCAGGAAATTTACTTTCCACAGGCAATTATCTACCGACAAACCATATCACCATTAATGCTTAGCTTTTTAGTTGGAACACAATGATAAATGAACGCGTAGTAGGGGTAGCGGGCATCACTAGGGTGGGACTGGGCGTGATTCTGCAGAAGCATTAACAGAGACAGTACACACAGCCGACCTGGGCTTAGCAATGCTAGCGGAATTAGCTAACACAATAGCTTTCGTTACGGATCGGAAACAAATGAATTTACGAGCTTGTAACCTTGTATTTTTTATGACCTGATCCAGTGTGGGAAAATATACAATGGGGTATGTTACAATAAAACACGCATTTCGATTTATGCCACAAGGTTGAAGATTGGCAGCTAGCCAGCTAGTCGGAGCTACCAGCTGAGGGGCTATCACCGTGACGTCACAGCCCGTATCCTCGCCACTGTCAGCGATAAaaagctgctgatgctgctcgGCTAAAGCCGCCTAGCTAGCCGGTTAGCTTGGAAGCCACTTAGCGGTTTAGCTAATACAAGCAGCTCCACCTGCGCCTCGGTACTCACGCTTTGTCCACCAGCTCTCTGACTTTCCACATATTTAGCATATCCGCACGAAACTGCGGGCTCGCCGCCTCGATACTACACCGGCCCCGTGTCTCGAGGTCCCACAAGACAGAGGTGGTATCCGGTTACCGACGACAATCCCCTACTGTGAGTTCCGTTGGTACAGCAGCCGCTGCGGTTAACGGACCGGTCCCAGTTGCTACGGAAACGTCGTCCTCTGCCTACGTCACGATGTGCCCGCGCTCGGACGGAGCCGTATGCCGAAAGATGCATGAACAATGGAGCAATAAAGATGatatgattgattttttttcttgatttctgtAGTTTATTTGACACTTTAGTTTTCAACCCCTCTGTCTCTTCACATTTCAGGCCGCTGTGTCAAAGGATAGGCTGTTgttattttccctttaaaaaaacGCTATATGTAACTTTGAAACTACAAACTGTAACCACCCCCCCCTccgccaaacacacacacacaatggcagTAGATAGCGTGCTGCACTGCTTCTGTTGCTGTTTCCAAACCCATTTAGTATCATATTTGACTAGCTGATTTAAGTGGACTGTTTTGAGTAGAATAGTATACATAATGCATTTCACTCTGgccagtgtgtctgtgtttgaaagactgaaagacATTTAGCAAGCATAGAGATAAATTATTGAAATTTTAAGGATGCAACACTTTAAAGCTGTAGGAAGCTATGGCAAGAGTCATTTTGGTCCTTATACAAGCATTCTTGATTAACAGACAAGATCTGCATAAGTAGAAGTGACAGTAGTATACTTGTCAAAATACTTTGTTGTTTCTACATGAGAAATTTCCAGTAACTCATTGctgaagacaaaataataagaatctacctcaccactagatggcactgtTGTCATGCTGTTGGTGGGTTGTTCTAGTTATCATAGTTATGTCACTTAAGGgtcatgaaaatattaaattctAAAGTTTTTAAAACCCTGAAAAATAGCAGATATTTTCACTGGTTCAAAGTAGCATGGACAAGCATGGACAAGCATGGACAGAGGCTGAAGCACAGCCACCAAAGCCATCAATATTTGTAATCCAGTTCCATAATAAATTAATCATTTTGATTGGTGAGTATTTTTGGTACTTGAAATCtattttgatgctaataattttacttaagtaaaagtgtgaatgcaggactttttcaTGTATCCGTATTTCTACGCTGTGGTATTGCACATAATCAACCTTGTGGGTGTGATTGCATTTCCAGTTGCTCTGTTTGTAACAAAATGAACTGCTGCAGTCTTGACCATGTCTCCCCTTAAATGAGATCCCTAATCTCAGTTGGACTAACCTGGATAAACAAAGCCTTAAAACACCCACAAAGTCATGTAATATACAAATGTTTGAATGTGGCACAGAGAGTTCAGTTGAGCCAAGAACAAAACACTTGATTATGAACATtgtgttctctgttttccaATACACTATGACAACAACACCATTTGAAAGTAATGCAACAGTAATGAATGAGTCAACAAGGaggcacagacagagaaagatatGGGACAGGGGGAAATggacagaatgtgtgtgtgtgtgtgtgtgtgtgtgtgtgtgtgcgtgtgtgcgctcTGTTCCCTGGAGTCCACCCTGGAGACCGCTTGGGAAAAGGACCTTGAGGTCTGCCTGAGGTCTGACTTGCAGCCAAGAAAAGCAAGactaaaatagagagagagagagagagagagagagagagagagaaagagagagagagagagagtttaaaCTCGAGCATCAAAGAAGTGggcatggagagagagagacagcgatGGAAAATGAAGAGGGCGTGAGAGGCAGGAGGAGccaaagagatggagaaagtgtGGTGGAGTTTGTATCTGAGGAGAAAAtatatggaaaataaaaacattcacatggtgtcacacacacacacacactgattggaACCATATGCTGACAGATGTAGAGAATAATGGGAAACTGTGAATTGTTTGATTTGTTATCTGTCTTCTATGCTGCGTTAGGATGGTGAGTGGGCAAGATGACGGGG
Encoded here:
- the LOC124070898 gene encoding clathrin interactor 1-like — its product is MLNMWKVRELVDKATNVVMNYSEIESKVREATNDDPWGPSGQLMGEIAKSTFMYEQFPEVMNMLWTRMLKDNKKNWRRVYKALLLLAYLIRNGSERVVTSSREHIYDLRSLENYHFIDENGKDQGINVRQKVKEMVEFVQDDDRLREERKKAKKNKDKYIGVSSDSMGGGSVKNSNELDRNKWDEDWDKSRGAFPFSEKLGEISDKIGSTIDDTLSKFRKKERDDSPDRISDNEEDRASRNGRQETLEFKDEEETVTTKSIHITQATETTTTTTRKRSGATSSKTLDLGAAAHYTGDKSPEEKSSVKQSSSSGIADLLVIDPSSSQGTTAGGSSDLIGGFADFSSPAASASLPTSTAAPSSNGNGEFGDWNAFSANPPASSSSGASQPVTDLFGSVQATTASNPTPIPPSAELFDLMGGVNHQLTNPHTTLSASQSMTFSLGGAMPGPPGSMTNMPLSRSQQSLGGMTSQQPIGQQQKVGVGVQGSLGSTWSDPSVNISLDFLSAGLNPTKTPPTLNNIIQQQGVPPVNLLAQNFGGLNLSSPPHVASIRPPANPMMAGNTMTMGMPASISTGMPASLAGSMPPSMTTGTMGMGGIPVNQGMMGMNMSMNMGMATPVMMGSMAGMGVPGVGMGLTHSITPAMVPPKQDAFANFGSFGK